From one Microbacterium aurum genomic stretch:
- a CDS encoding MFS transporter, giving the protein MASATASGAPYKESSLRRVVTASMAGTVVEWYEFFLYATAATLVFNIIMFPPSDDPYTPIIQAFLTYAVGFIARPLGGIVFGHFGDKYGRKKLLQLAIILVGAATFLMGCLPTFDQIGYWAVALLIFLRFVQGFAVGGEWGGGVLLVAEHSPDKTRGFWASFPQAAVPIGNLIATIVLLVLSSTLSQEAFLAWGWRIGFWLSIVIVAIGYYVRTRITDAKIFVDAQKEVEQQEQVRYGVLEVLKRYPRGVITAMGLRFAENIMYYLVVTFSITYLRVYLEMDVAAILTWLLIAHVVHMIVVPLVGALADRLGRKPVYAIGAVGAAAWGFIAFPMFNTKDPLIIILAVCLGLVIHSFMYAPQPAIMSEMFPTRMRYSGVSLGYQVTSIVAGSLAPIIATALLSAYGTYIPVAVYLAIAAAITLVAVISLRETNGISLHEVDRIDRERLIAETGTVKVPTTR; this is encoded by the coding sequence ATGGCTTCAGCCACCGCATCCGGCGCCCCGTACAAGGAATCCAGCCTTCGCCGGGTCGTCACCGCATCCATGGCCGGCACCGTCGTCGAGTGGTACGAGTTCTTCCTCTACGCCACCGCCGCGACGCTCGTCTTCAACATCATCATGTTCCCGCCGTCGGACGATCCGTACACCCCGATCATCCAGGCGTTCCTCACCTACGCCGTCGGCTTCATCGCCCGCCCGCTCGGCGGCATCGTGTTCGGTCACTTCGGCGACAAGTACGGCCGAAAGAAGCTGCTGCAGCTCGCGATCATCCTCGTCGGTGCGGCGACCTTCCTCATGGGCTGCCTGCCGACCTTCGACCAGATCGGCTACTGGGCCGTGGCGCTGCTGATCTTCCTGCGCTTCGTGCAGGGCTTCGCGGTCGGCGGCGAATGGGGCGGCGGCGTCTTGCTCGTCGCGGAGCACTCCCCCGACAAGACCCGTGGCTTCTGGGCCTCATTCCCGCAGGCCGCGGTGCCCATCGGCAACCTGATCGCGACGATCGTGCTCCTCGTGCTGTCGTCGACGCTGTCGCAGGAGGCGTTCCTCGCGTGGGGGTGGCGCATCGGCTTCTGGCTGTCGATCGTCATCGTCGCGATCGGCTACTACGTGCGCACCCGCATCACCGACGCGAAAATCTTCGTCGACGCCCAGAAGGAGGTCGAGCAGCAGGAGCAGGTGCGCTACGGCGTGCTCGAGGTGCTCAAGCGGTACCCGCGCGGCGTCATCACCGCGATGGGCCTGCGCTTCGCCGAGAACATCATGTACTACCTCGTCGTGACGTTCTCGATCACGTACCTTCGCGTCTACCTCGAGATGGATGTCGCCGCGATCCTCACGTGGCTGCTGATCGCCCACGTCGTCCACATGATCGTCGTGCCGCTCGTCGGTGCCCTCGCCGACCGGCTGGGCCGTAAGCCCGTCTACGCGATCGGCGCCGTGGGAGCCGCCGCGTGGGGCTTCATCGCGTTCCCGATGTTCAACACGAAGGACCCGCTGATCATCATCCTGGCCGTGTGCCTGGGCCTGGTGATCCACTCGTTCATGTACGCGCCGCAGCCGGCGATCATGTCGGAGATGTTCCCCACGCGCATGCGCTACTCCGGCGTCTCCCTGGGGTATCAGGTGACCTCGATCGTCGCCGGATCGCTCGCCCCGATCATCGCGACGGCGCTGCTGTCGGCGTACGGCACCTACATCCCTGTGGCGGTGTATCTCGCGATCGCCGCAGCGATCACACTCGTCGCGGTGATCTCGCTGCGCGAGACCAACGGCATCTCGCTGCACGAGGTCGATCGCATCGACCGCGAGCGCCTGATCGCCGAGACCGGCACCGTGAAGGTGCCGACGACGCGCTGA
- a CDS encoding M20/M25/M40 family metallo-hydrolase, which translates to MPDNDAAVARFRELLQLPTVSHADETEIEWEPFDAFVAALPRLYPRTHERLEREIVDGHSLLYRWPGAAASDPLVLMAHYDVVPVVEEEWDRPPFAAEIVGDGVDAAIHARGAIDDKGSLVAILEAVEQLAGSDFRPARDVYLSFGHNEETAGGGARAVVDLLRERGVRPGLVIDEGGAVVEGVVPGVTVPTAMVGVAERGVMTALLTAREGGGHASTPPAFPATARLARAIGRLHRHPFPVRIAPPVRALFATLAPHAPQPLRWVFGNLALTGPLLARVFPRFGPEMNALVRTTAVATELSGAPGENVLATTARAAVNIRLLTGDTVASATDYVRRVIADPEVEVEVRHGSDPSPVSPWRGEPWRRVAGAVASALSDSSSGENIVTTPYIQLGASDSRWFTAISAHVYRFTPFHLTRAERDALHSHNERIRVQVWLREIGFYRDLIAAS; encoded by the coding sequence ATGCCCGACAACGACGCCGCCGTCGCGCGGTTCCGCGAGCTGCTGCAGCTCCCGACCGTGTCGCACGCCGACGAGACCGAGATCGAGTGGGAGCCGTTCGACGCGTTCGTCGCAGCGCTGCCACGCCTGTACCCGCGGACGCACGAGCGCCTCGAGCGCGAGATCGTCGACGGGCACTCGCTCCTGTACCGGTGGCCGGGCGCCGCCGCATCCGACCCCCTCGTGCTCATGGCGCACTACGACGTCGTGCCGGTGGTCGAGGAAGAGTGGGACCGGCCGCCGTTCGCGGCGGAGATCGTGGGCGACGGGGTGGATGCCGCGATCCACGCGCGGGGAGCGATCGACGACAAGGGCTCGCTCGTTGCGATCCTCGAAGCCGTCGAGCAGCTCGCCGGGTCGGACTTCCGCCCCGCCCGCGATGTGTATCTCTCGTTCGGGCACAACGAGGAGACGGCCGGCGGCGGGGCGCGCGCCGTGGTGGACCTGCTGCGGGAGCGCGGCGTGCGCCCCGGACTCGTCATCGACGAGGGCGGCGCGGTCGTCGAGGGTGTCGTCCCAGGCGTCACGGTGCCGACGGCGATGGTCGGGGTCGCCGAGCGCGGTGTCATGACGGCGCTGCTGACGGCGCGCGAAGGCGGCGGCCACGCGTCCACGCCGCCCGCGTTCCCCGCGACGGCGCGGCTCGCGCGCGCGATCGGGCGACTGCACCGGCATCCGTTCCCGGTGCGCATCGCGCCGCCCGTGCGCGCCCTGTTCGCGACCCTCGCCCCGCACGCTCCGCAGCCGCTGCGGTGGGTGTTCGGCAACCTTGCGCTGACCGGGCCGCTGCTCGCACGGGTGTTCCCGCGGTTCGGGCCCGAGATGAACGCCCTCGTCCGCACGACCGCGGTGGCGACGGAGCTCTCCGGCGCGCCGGGCGAGAACGTGCTCGCCACGACCGCGCGCGCCGCGGTCAACATCCGTCTGCTGACGGGCGACACTGTGGCATCCGCCACCGACTACGTGCGCCGCGTGATCGCCGACCCGGAGGTCGAGGTCGAGGTGCGTCACGGCTCCGACCCGTCACCCGTCTCGCCGTGGCGTGGGGAGCCGTGGCGGCGCGTCGCCGGCGCGGTCGCCTCGGCGCTGAGTGATTCGAGCTCGGGTGAGAACATCGTGACGACGCCGTACATCCAGCTCGGCGCGAGCGACAGCCGCTGGTTCACGGCCATCAGCGCGCACGTCTACCGCTTCACCCCGTTCCACCTCACCCGCGCCGAGCGCGACGCGCTGCACTCGCACAACGAGCGCATCCGGGTGCAGGTGTGGCTGCGGGAGATCGGCTTCTACCGCGACCTCATCGCCGCCAGCTGA
- a CDS encoding DUF4921 family protein, producing the protein MGDGARSAIRRLPDGTVKQVGPLTGTRVWTVPGRANRPLATPPEHARTLAPGEEGRLCAFCSDRYLETTPEKARLVGPDFTEIRHVAASDLTDTSAEFRRFGNLFEIVSAAYWRENHGFRQPAAVFEWAQEYLSDPVGRVHIEKLAEIRAAATGEAVSLEEAALDLLGGSHDVVVARRHVVDGATTDAELASSGTLTRDEHAAYVAFTVRSLAEIQAAQPYAAYVAVFQNWLRPAGASFEHLHKQLVAIDEYGPQVDHELRLLAHSRDLYQREIADLAVAEGLVVAATDGAVALAGVGHRYPAFEVFSTSEANLPQEHSDTGIRAVSDLLHALHAATGVHVPTNEEWHYRPPGAPWPMPWRIVLKWRISNPAGFEGGTKIHVNTIDPWELRRRAVAALRDLRDAGAIAPGIRIGDECTPEDARLRYADAP; encoded by the coding sequence GTGGGCGATGGGGCGAGATCTGCGATCAGGCGACTTCCGGATGGGACGGTCAAGCAGGTCGGGCCCCTCACCGGCACGCGGGTGTGGACCGTGCCGGGGCGTGCGAACCGTCCACTGGCGACGCCGCCCGAGCACGCCCGCACCCTCGCCCCCGGCGAGGAAGGGCGCCTGTGCGCCTTCTGCAGCGACCGCTACCTCGAGACCACCCCCGAGAAGGCGCGCCTCGTGGGCCCGGACTTCACCGAGATCCGGCACGTGGCGGCATCCGACCTGACCGACACGAGCGCCGAGTTCCGCCGCTTCGGCAATCTCTTCGAGATCGTGTCGGCCGCGTACTGGCGCGAGAACCACGGGTTCCGCCAGCCGGCGGCGGTGTTCGAGTGGGCCCAGGAATACCTCTCCGACCCGGTCGGGCGCGTACACATCGAAAAGCTCGCCGAGATCCGCGCCGCCGCCACCGGTGAGGCCGTGAGCCTCGAAGAGGCCGCGCTCGACCTGCTCGGCGGGTCGCACGACGTCGTCGTCGCACGCCGGCACGTCGTCGACGGCGCCACGACCGATGCCGAGCTCGCGTCGTCGGGAACCCTCACTCGCGACGAGCACGCCGCCTATGTCGCGTTCACGGTGCGTTCGCTCGCCGAGATCCAGGCCGCGCAGCCGTACGCCGCGTACGTGGCCGTCTTCCAGAACTGGCTGCGCCCCGCGGGCGCGTCGTTCGAGCACCTGCACAAGCAGCTCGTCGCGATCGACGAGTACGGCCCGCAGGTCGACCACGAGCTGCGGCTGCTCGCCCACAGCCGCGACCTGTACCAGCGGGAGATCGCCGACCTCGCCGTCGCGGAGGGGCTCGTCGTCGCGGCGACCGACGGCGCCGTCGCACTCGCGGGCGTCGGGCACCGCTACCCCGCGTTCGAGGTGTTCTCGACGTCCGAGGCGAATCTACCGCAGGAGCACTCGGATACCGGCATCCGCGCCGTCTCGGACCTTCTGCACGCGTTGCACGCGGCGACGGGCGTGCACGTGCCGACGAACGAGGAGTGGCACTACCGCCCGCCCGGAGCGCCGTGGCCCATGCCGTGGCGCATCGTGCTGAAGTGGCGCATCTCGAACCCGGCGGGCTTCGAGGGCGGCACGAAGATCCACGTCAACACGATCGACCCGTGGGAGCTGCGCCGTCGCGCCGTCGCCGCGCTGCGCGACCTGCGAGATGCCGGTGCGATCGCTCCCGGCATCCGCATCGGCGATGAGTGCACGCCGGAGGATGCCCGGCTGCGCTACGCGGACGCGCCGTGA
- a CDS encoding NYN domain-containing protein, protein MPDLQNPRVAVYLDFDNIVMSWYDRVHGRNAYAADRQKIIADPDQPEIAQKLKDATIDVGAIIDYAASFGTLVLTRAYADWSSPVNAFYRTQLVARAVDLVQLFPAAAYAKNGADIRLAVDTVEDMFRLPDLTHVVIVAGDSDYVPLAQRCKRLGRVVVGVGVAGSTAKSLAAACDQFDAYDSLPGVPTLEKPSAKKTDAAAAPATAGSRRRKKPEDPTAELLRRALILERERTDDEWVHLSAVKNLLKRMDPSFSEKALGHRSFSDFVKAHPTIADIDETTNIVRVRLHNAEDAAAPQDSDAV, encoded by the coding sequence ATGCCCGACCTGCAGAACCCCCGCGTCGCCGTCTACCTGGACTTCGACAACATCGTCATGAGCTGGTACGACCGCGTGCACGGGCGCAACGCCTATGCCGCCGACCGGCAGAAGATCATCGCCGACCCCGACCAGCCCGAGATCGCGCAGAAGCTGAAGGACGCGACGATCGATGTCGGCGCGATCATCGACTATGCGGCATCCTTCGGCACCCTCGTTCTCACCCGGGCATATGCCGACTGGTCCTCCCCGGTCAACGCGTTCTACCGCACGCAGCTCGTCGCGCGCGCGGTCGACCTCGTGCAGCTGTTCCCCGCCGCCGCCTACGCGAAGAACGGCGCCGATATCCGTCTCGCCGTCGACACCGTCGAGGACATGTTCCGCCTGCCCGACCTCACCCACGTCGTGATCGTCGCCGGCGACAGCGACTACGTCCCGCTCGCGCAGCGCTGCAAGCGTCTCGGCCGCGTCGTCGTGGGCGTCGGGGTGGCGGGATCGACCGCGAAATCGCTCGCCGCCGCGTGCGACCAGTTCGACGCGTACGACTCCCTGCCGGGTGTGCCGACCCTCGAGAAGCCGAGTGCGAAGAAGACGGATGCCGCGGCCGCGCCCGCCACGGCCGGCTCGCGTCGCCGCAAGAAGCCCGAAGACCCGACCGCCGAGCTGCTGCGCCGGGCTCTCATCCTCGAGCGCGAGCGCACCGACGACGAGTGGGTGCACCTGTCCGCGGTGAAGAACCTGCTCAAGCGCATGGACCCGTCCTTCAGCGAGAAGGCGCTCGGGCACCGGTCGTTCTCCGACTTCGTCAAGGCGCATCCGACGATCGCCGACATCGACGAGACGACCAACATCGTGCGCGTGCGCCTGCACAACGCAGAGGACGCCGCCGCCCCGCAGGATTCCGACGCCGTCTGA
- a CDS encoding DoxX family protein — translation MRTFTRWLLAGGMVFAGLSHLFWARKEFQAQVPDLVTDVLPIDKDGVVVASGAVEIMLGAALVVLPKERRRVGAILAAFFIAIFPGNIAQAMDKRPAFGLDSDAARIARLFFQPLLVCWALWSTRA, via the coding sequence ATGAGGACGTTCACGCGCTGGCTGCTGGCCGGAGGAATGGTGTTCGCAGGGCTCAGCCACCTGTTCTGGGCGCGGAAGGAGTTCCAGGCGCAAGTCCCCGACCTCGTGACCGATGTCCTGCCCATCGACAAGGACGGCGTGGTCGTGGCATCCGGCGCCGTCGAGATCATGCTGGGCGCCGCGCTCGTCGTGCTGCCGAAGGAGCGTCGGCGGGTCGGCGCGATCCTCGCCGCGTTCTTCATCGCGATCTTCCCGGGCAACATCGCCCAGGCGATGGACAAGCGACCGGCGTTCGGCCTCGACAGCGATGCTGCGCGCATCGCACGGCTGTTCTTCCAGCCGCTGCTCGTGTGCTGGGCGCTCTGGTCGACCCGGGCATGA
- a CDS encoding quinone oxidoreductase family protein: MSTAIVYTEFGGPEVLTATEIAVPAPAAGEVAVRVEAAGVNPIDYKLRAGLRVSAPITEPRRVGSDAAGIVTAVGDGVEGYRVGQPVVVFGANGAYASDIVVPAENLVPRPPQVSASEGAALGIPVGTAYQTLRSLAVGAGDTVLIHGGSGAVGQAAIQYAVLFGATVLATTSDRRADRVRALGATPLPYGEGVVTRVRELAPQGVTVAIDLAGTDEALAQSIELVADKSRIATLVRGKDAAGLGIRAFSGGNPVPLTDQEQAWRAEAIPVTVALLAAGRFSVELAEQLPLTDAAAAHRLVEAGADGKVVLVP; encoded by the coding sequence ATGAGCACCGCCATCGTGTACACCGAGTTCGGAGGACCCGAGGTCCTCACCGCCACCGAGATCGCCGTGCCCGCTCCGGCCGCCGGCGAGGTCGCCGTCCGCGTCGAGGCGGCGGGCGTGAACCCCATCGACTACAAGCTGCGCGCGGGGCTGCGCGTGTCGGCGCCGATCACCGAACCGCGCCGCGTCGGGTCGGATGCCGCGGGCATCGTCACCGCCGTCGGCGACGGCGTCGAGGGCTACCGTGTCGGCCAGCCGGTCGTCGTGTTCGGCGCGAACGGGGCGTACGCCTCCGACATCGTGGTGCCGGCGGAGAACCTCGTGCCGCGGCCGCCGCAGGTCTCCGCCTCCGAGGGCGCTGCCCTCGGCATCCCCGTGGGGACGGCCTATCAGACGCTGCGTTCGCTCGCCGTCGGCGCCGGCGACACGGTCCTCATCCACGGCGGTTCGGGCGCGGTCGGCCAGGCCGCGATCCAGTACGCGGTGCTCTTCGGGGCGACGGTGCTCGCGACGACGAGCGACCGTCGCGCCGACCGGGTGCGCGCACTGGGCGCGACCCCCCTGCCCTACGGCGAGGGCGTCGTGACGCGGGTGCGCGAGCTCGCCCCGCAGGGCGTCACCGTCGCGATCGACCTCGCCGGAACCGACGAGGCGCTCGCGCAGTCGATTGAACTCGTCGCCGACAAGAGCCGCATCGCCACACTGGTGCGGGGCAAGGATGCCGCGGGCCTCGGCATCCGTGCCTTCAGTGGCGGCAACCCGGTGCCGCTGACCGACCAGGAGCAGGCGTGGCGCGCCGAGGCGATCCCGGTGACGGTCGCGCTGCTGGCCGCGGGACGCTTCAGCGTCGAGCTCGCCGAGCAGCTGCCCCTGACCGACGCCGCCGCCGCGCACCGCCTCGTCGAGGCCGGAGCCGACGGCAAGGTCGTGCTGGTCCCCTGA
- a CDS encoding Gfo/Idh/MocA family protein: MTEIRWGILATGGIAHAFTQDLRTAGRTVTAVGSRNADSARAFAAEYDIPHAHGSYEELVADPDVDIVYIASPHSHHRDHAILALEAGKHVLIEKAVTLDADEAIAIRDIAAGRGLLAMEAMWTRYLPHMVRIREIIADGALGEVRAVIADHTQSLPTDPEHRLNALELGGGALLDLGIYPVSFAWDVLGPMTGIRAIGRLGETGADTEVAIAATHTGGAVSSLVVSSRAAGPNTASVIGTEARIDIDRVWYTPTAFRVTATDGTVIEEYRSEVEGRGMHYQARYAERLIAEGRTDSDLLPFDESVAIMAALDDMRAQLGVSYPTHR; the protein is encoded by the coding sequence ATGACTGAGATCCGCTGGGGAATCCTCGCCACGGGCGGCATCGCCCACGCCTTCACGCAAGACCTCCGCACGGCGGGTCGCACCGTCACCGCGGTCGGGTCACGAAACGCCGACTCGGCCCGCGCCTTCGCCGCCGAGTACGACATCCCGCACGCGCACGGCTCGTATGAAGAGCTCGTCGCCGATCCTGACGTCGACATCGTCTACATCGCCTCCCCGCACAGCCATCACCGTGACCACGCGATCCTGGCGCTGGAGGCCGGCAAGCACGTCCTGATCGAGAAGGCGGTGACGCTGGATGCCGACGAGGCGATCGCGATCCGCGACATCGCCGCCGGCCGCGGCCTTCTCGCGATGGAGGCCATGTGGACCCGGTACCTGCCGCACATGGTCCGCATCCGCGAGATCATCGCCGACGGCGCACTGGGGGAGGTGCGGGCGGTGATCGCCGACCACACCCAATCGCTTCCCACCGACCCGGAGCACCGTCTCAACGCCCTGGAGCTCGGCGGCGGCGCCCTGCTCGACCTCGGCATCTACCCGGTGTCGTTCGCGTGGGACGTCCTCGGCCCGATGACCGGCATCCGCGCGATCGGCCGTCTCGGCGAGACCGGCGCCGACACCGAGGTCGCGATCGCCGCGACCCACACCGGCGGGGCCGTGTCGTCCCTCGTGGTGAGTTCGCGCGCCGCGGGACCCAACACGGCATCCGTCATCGGCACCGAGGCCCGCATCGACATCGACCGGGTCTGGTACACGCCGACCGCGTTCCGCGTCACCGCGACCGACGGCACCGTGATCGAGGAGTACCGCTCCGAGGTCGAGGGCCGCGGCATGCACTACCAGGCCCGCTATGCCGAGCGGCTCATCGCCGAGGGCCGGACCGACAGCGACCTGCTCCCCTTCGACGAGTCGGTCGCGATCATGGCCGCCCTCGACGACATGCGCGCCCAGCTGGGCGTGTCCTATCCGACGCACCGCTGA